The Equus asinus isolate D_3611 breed Donkey chromosome 14, EquAss-T2T_v2, whole genome shotgun sequence genomic sequence GGCAGACGGAGACAGCGCATCCGCCGCCCTCCCCGTGCCGCCTCGTCCACGCATGCGTGTCTCACCTGGGGAAGGTGACAGAGGCGGGGCctcggggcggggccggggcgcgcagGCGCGGCGCGGGCATTGTGACGTCAGGCCGCGCGGCCCGGCTGGGAGCGGGCGGCGGCTCGCGGAGGCGCTTCCCCGAGCGTGACGCGCGGACTGCCCTCCCCGCGGCCCGCCCGCCCACCGGCCTTGCCGCCGCCTCCCTCGCTCCCTCAGCGCGCCGAGCGCGGGCCAGCGGCCGGGGCGGAGGCCCGGGGGCGACGCGGCGCCGACAGGGCGGGCGGGCTTCGGAGCGCCGGGCGGCCCGGGTCCGCGGCCGGTCGGTGctcggcgggcgggcgggcggcgggctcCGGTCTATATGGCGGCGGCTCTGTCGGGCCTGGCTGTCCGGCTGTCGCGCTCGGCCGCCGCCCGCTCCTATGGGGTCTTCTGCAAGGGGCTGACCCGCACGCTGCTCATCTTCTTCGACCTGGCCTGGCGGCTGCGCATCAACTTCCCCTACCTCTACATCGTGGCTTCCATGATGCTCAACGTCCGCCTGCAGGTGGGTGAGCCGCGCCCGCCTGGTCCCTCTCCCCTGACCCTCCCGAGCGCAGGTCTGTGCCCCGCGGCCCGGCCCACCTCGCCCGGGACGATGAAGATGCTGCCGGGCTGGATGCTGAGTGTGGATGCTGCCAAGCACCGTGCATTTCTCCTGCAGCCCCGCGGGAGAAAACCCGCCGGGGTTATTGTTATCCCCGTTCTGCAGACGGTGCTGTGGGGAGGAGGACGGGGTGGGGCGGCTTGCCTTGGGTACGGGCCGATGGCTGCGGGGTGGGGTCCGCAGAGAGGCGAGTGAATGCTGGTACGGGCTGGAAAGGCCCCGAAAAGGAAATCTGGAACAGAAAATTACAGATGGTTGGGTTTGTGGTTGACTTTACTAGTTCTCAAACTTTACgaagcttgaaaaaaaaaaaaaatccttcaaactTAAAAGTGGGTTAATTAATGTTAACTCATGTTCTGATGGGTGTATCTTATTTATCCTGGCCAGGGGTGGAAGcgggctgggggtgaggaagagggaaaatgaaGTGGAAGAGATAGAGACCCAAAAGGTTCAGAGGGCCGAAACAATTCAGTTTTGAAATAATACGCACACGGACTCGCACACGCCCAGCACCCTGGTGATCACCCTTGCGACAAATGACTGACATTTCCACCTACGTTGAATTACAGCTGCCTTTTTTTAGTAGAAGGGAAGGTCATCAGATTGAGAATTATTCCTTTCCAGGTATGTCACAGATGGTCAAGAGCTTAGCTTCTCTTGGATTCCGTTTACCAATCTtggagtgcctactatgtgttggGCACAGGCTCTGTGATGGAGGAGGGGCGGGTCCCTGCCCTGGGGAGTGTGGGGGGGGCTTACAGCCTGACAGTAGTTGTTTCTCTCTGGTGTGCAAAATTAGGAAGTCTGAGCCATAGGACCAGGCAGTGTTGAGGCCATGTGGGTGTTGTCCTTTTTTCCCCCGTCTGGTTTGGTTTTATCAGATTGGAATTGTCCGTGTGCCTGGACCTTCAGGTTTCTGGTGCCCATCGCTGGTCTTGGCAGGCCACATAAGACTTAAAATCAACTGTTGGTCAAAATTGTGTTAAGGTGAGTTGAGATGAACCTGCCTCTTTATTTCAAAGTCCAAAttgagatgcttttttttttttttttttaaaagattttatttttcctttctctcccaaaacccccctggtacatagctgtgtatttttaattgtgggtccttctagttgtggcatgtgggacgctgcctcagcatggcttgatgagcagtgccgtgtccgtgcccaggatttgaactggcgaaaccctgggccgccgaagcagagcgtgggaacttaaccactcggccacagggccagcccctgagatgcTTTTATGTGAGGAAGGGCTTGTGGCGTCCTTAAGTGCTACCCGGCTGAAGGAGTAGAAAACCGAACTATCTTTGCAGCAGGTGGTATAAATGAGTAAAGGCTGCTGGGTGTGGGGACAGGGTAAACCAGAAAGACTTGACATTAAACCCTGAGCATCGTACTAGAAACGGAGGAATTACATAACAAGGAATCTGTATTGTAATGATTGAGAGTAAGTGCATTTTGGAGGAGGGAAATTGGTCTATGATAGAAGTGaggtggcaaaaataaaaaagtaaaaattaaaaattaaaaaaaaaaagtgatgtggGCAGTCAGGAGAGCCTAGACACACCAATCCCAGATGCCCATAATGGCTGACTTGGTGGACTCGATGTCAAACAGATGTGCTCTAGCCAGTTGCCACTCACCAGCTCTTCTTTGCCAGATCTAGTGATTTCCCAGCAAAGTTGgaactcttgatttttaaatatcaactcaaattaaaaaaaaaaaaatttgtgtccAAAACAAAACGCATCTGCAGGCTATATTTGACTCCCAAGCTCCTACTTTGGAACCTCTTGTCTGGAGTTACATGAATACTTTGCAGTCATTTGTCAAATCATGAGAACAACTGTAAGAGAGAACTTCGTACAGAATGTTGAAAATTACCCTGTTTTGTACCATTAGAAAAATTGCCTTTCTCATAGGTCCACATACTGTTGATGAGCACCCCCTAGTCCAAGCTACCATATTCACTTGCACGGACTATTGCAGTAGCCTCCATCTATTCTCTACAGGCTAGTtagagtcttttaaaaatgtagatcaTGACATTCCTCACAAACAAACAGTTTCCCAGAGCACACAGAATGCAGTTCACCTGTTTTTACCCTGCAGTGCCGACTTCCGCCCACCTCTGACCTCTCACCTGATTTGCTCCTTGCTTGTCAcatctccctttttcctttctactcTTTGTATGCACCGAGCCCCTTCCTGccactgggcctttgcacatgctgttctcgcCACCTTGAATGCTCTCCTTTGGCTCTTTGAATGCTGGTACATTCTCACGCTTCAGTTCTCGTTTCAGAGAGGACTTGTGATCACCGTATTGATGTGATCTTGCACCTGCTTGTCTTCATTGCAAGAGTGCTGAAGGCTTGTTTGTTTCAGAAGCAGTAAAGGGTGGGGTGAGGGACTCCGTTTCTAGTACGATGCTCAGGGTTTGCAGATCTCTCAGTTGTTCTGAGGGTTGTGAGATGATCTCTGGGAAGGTTATTCAAGTGCAAATTTCATAACAAGGAATCTGTATTGTAATGATTGAGAGTAAGTGCATTTTGGAGGAGGGAAATTGGTCTATGATAGAAGTGaggtggcaaaaataaaaaagtaaaacttaaaaaaaaaaaagtgatatggGCAGTCAGGAGAGCCTAGACGCAGCAATCCCAGATGCCCATAATGGCTGACTTGGTGGACTCAATGTCAAGCAGTAGTCCAGCTCAGCACAGCTTTAGAGAATTGCGGGAGCTGAATGCTCCAGGCATGGAGTGTGGGCCTTTTCAGGTCAGGGCTGAGTGGGGTTTGGGCAGGCACGGACAAGGTGGTCACCAGCTACTTTGGGGGAGGGCTGTCTAAGAACCGGGGATTTTAGGTTTGATGTGGAGCTTGATTAAGTGCACCAGCAGCCGTTTCACATGCTGGGGGggactgggtgggggtgggagtgtcTCTCTTCTTTACTGTAATAGTTACATCTGCTACTTTAAACTCCCCTGCAGGGTTAGAATTTCTGTTCATTTGTGGAAAATCAGCTTACCTGATTTGAGGCTTTAATTATTCTGGCCTCTGCTAAAGGGAGGTGCAATAGGAAATGGAATCTGAGTAAAGGGGGACAGCCCAGCGCACTGCCTTCTTTTTGTTCAGAACGCTCTGTACCCCTCCTCTCCATCTGTTTTGAGAGTAATGAGGAATAAAGGACTCCGTTTCTCACGTTTCCTTAAAAGCTCCGAGGCATCTCTTCGTAGGGCAGCGAGGCATTTTAAGGAGGTGCATACCTCTTTAATATGAAAGATGATTAAATGACAAAATAGGTGCAAAAGGGCTTTGTGAACTCAGAAGGTTgtgatttaaaaatactgtttgcAAGCAAGCCTTAATCTCGAGTCATTAACATCCTACTTATTTTAGACAGAATCTGAAATATAAGGcagtaaaaaaaatgagaatgcaTACCAAACACTAAATGTAAAAGCAAGATAAAAAATTGTGCTGACAACCTGCTGTAATTTAACTAGTTGTGCTACAACTTTTCAGTTATGTGGCTTGTGGGAAGAATCAAGTATCTTAGCCCCAGGTCACCTCGATTCCTATAACTATTAAAAGAGaaggcccaggggctggcctggtggtgcagcggttaagtgcgcacgttccacttctcggtggcctggggttcgccggtccAGATctcggctgcggacatggcactgcttggcaagcatGCTGTgaaaggcatcccacatataaagtagaggaagatgggcatgggtgttagctcggggccaatcttcctcagcaaaaagaggaggattggcagtagttagctcagggctaatcttcctcaaaaaaaaaaagaggaggcctgAAAAAGAACAATCAGAGACAAGAAGACGCCTCATCCTCCGGCGCCACAGCCACACCACCAGCACACACTGGCGCTGACCAGGCCGGGGAACCTTCCCTCGGCTCCTCCCTCTACTCGTTCTGTTTCTAACTGCTTTTTCATCGGCTCCTCTTTCTGAATGGCTTTCTAAATCCATAGCTCCATAGGTTTCCATGTTTCCGTATCACTtgaaaacattcattcattcattcattccagtcAGATAAACAGAGCTCAGAAATGCAGGAGCGAGGGGGTTGCTGTTCTGAATAGAGCAGTCAGAGTGGGCCTCGGTGATGAGGTGGCATTTGAGCGAAACCCTGAAGGAGGTCCGGGCTTTAGCCTTGCAGATGTCTGGGTTACAAGAGTATTTCATCTTGTGCAGAGAACGCCCTACCGCTGGTGCAAGGCCAGCGTGTTCTAGAACAGCAGGAGGCTggtcagggaggaaggaggaggcaggaggttCCGActgagacgttagctcaggtggtGTCTTGTAGACATTGACAAGACTTTGGCTTTGGCTCTGGTTAAATGATCTTTCTTATGTCTGAACGATTTCAGAAGTAGTGAGGATTCCAAGACCCTAGACCCAGCGTCAGTTCCAGCTTGAaaggagtttttttccttttgcttgatTGACGtcaagctcctagaagaaaactggaagaaatgATGGACTATTAAAGAAATGTTATAAAAGCTTATAAGCTTTGTAAAAGCTTAACGGGCCAAGTCGAAAGCTCAGTTACACTTAGGAGTTTGTTCTGGCTTCTGAGATAACGAACAACAGTATATTTGAGGTGATAAGTACCGAACATGTAGGAACACAAAAATACTACGGGATCTTTTGGGTCTTTCACGTGAGTGCTTTAATCGTCATTTTTCATacacttctgaaaaattttcaACCTGTACAAATAGGTTGAAGTAggttttgaaaaattttctctctctataaaattTGAAAGAGTAGTACCATGAATATGTGTATCCTGGACTCGAGTTCTTTAAAAGTGTTACCAATAGTCATATAATGGTTCAGGcagatattaaaggatatgagTTAGATCTGTATGTAACTCATGTTAAAAgatattcagaaagaaaaagatattcacCATATATAAAgcgaagaaaaagcaagtctAAAAATCATCTATGTAGTATTAGCACATTTATAAACTTTTTCATACATGTGCTTGTCAATACCTGTGGCAGCGTTCCAGGACCAGGGCGTAGCCCTCACTCAGGAGAGAGCCGAGGCCTTGCTTCTCAGATGATCTGTGGAGAAGGACCAGTTTCTTCACCTCCACAGGTGGTGGGGGGGTGCTTAtaaacaaccaacatttatttctcactgttctggaggccgagaagtccaagatcaaggtgccagcatggtcaggctCTCGTGAGGGCCCTCCTGGTTCATAGCCAGTGCCTTCCCACTGTGTCCCCcccatggtggaaggggctagagttctctgtggggtctcttttataaaaatactcatctcattcatgaaggctccactcTCAAGACATaaacacttcccaaaggccccacctcctaatactatcatctttgggggttagggtttcagcatatgaattttggggggttGCAAACATTCAGACCAAACCACCTCCTGATAGCTTTGTAAGAGCCAATAAAAATGAATTGatttcacatgcaaaagagtgacgttggacccttaccttacaccgtAAAttagaattaactcaaaatggatcacagacctaaacgtaagggctaaaactataaagctcttagaagaaaacatagggggaacttggcaatgatttcttgctaacacacaggcaacaaaagaaaatataggtgaactggacttcatcaaaattaaaacattttgcatCAAAGGACTCTATTaagagactgaaaaagacaactcacagaatgggagaaggtgtttgcaaatcatttatcagataaGGGTTAATATCTAGCGTAAGTAAAGAACTCTTACctcaacaacgacaaaaaaaccaatccaaaaatgggcaaagggcctgaatagacatttctccgaagcggatatacaaatggctagtAAACCTGTGAAAAGATGGGCAACTGGAACATGTTTGTGGGCAGCCAGGCCACTAACTACAGTGAGGACCTGACATGTCACCATGATGAGCTCTGAGCCCCAGCTCACCCCCTACAACCTCATGGCCCCATGGGATGACCCAAGGAGGGGCCCCAGTGTCCAGGCCCCCTTCCTTGTCCTGGCCCTGCAGGTTGTGGACACAGCCCCCAGTGTCCCCCTGCCCCTGGGCTCTCACGGACCCACCTGAGTCCGCTTTTCTCTGTGAGACTCTcagccttccccaccccctggACTCTCACAGACCCGAAGGGTGAGTGACCACCCATTTCTCACTGGCAGAATCTCCCAGCCCAGACCCAGGGACCCCCACGCCAAACTCAGCCTCCGAGATGCTCCACTAACTGCCCCAGCTCCAAATCTGAGCCTCAATCCACACAGAcagagacaccccccccccgACCCTGTCCTCCCTTGGGGTGGCACTGTCGCCAGcacccctcccctctgccagGGAGGCAAGACAGTCCAGTGCTGGGGCAAACAAAAAcgtcatttgggaaatgcaaatcaaaactacaatgacatatgACTTCACACCCGGTAAGATGGCTAttatagaaaagaaggaaaataaatgttggtGGGGACGGGGAGTAAaaagaacccttgtgcactcttggtgggaatgtagaatgatgcctgctatggaaaacagtttgtcgattcctcaaaaagttaaatgcaGATTTACCATATGATTGAGCATTCTGCTTCCAGGTGTATACTCACAAGATTTGAAAGCAGGGGCTCAGACACTTGTACTCCAGGGTTCGCAGCAGCCAAAAAGTAGacgcaacccaagtgtccatcaacagatgagtggataaacagaaCGTGCTGCGtacatacagtggaatgttattcagctttaaaaaggaagaacgTTCTGATTCCTGCTATAGTGGAATAAACCTCGAGGACATCATGCCAAGTGAAGtgtcagacacagaaggacacttagatgaggtccctagagtagtcaaactcatacaGACAAAGTGGGATGGTgagtgccaggggctggggggaaagAGGAGTAGAGTTAACGTTTAATGGGGGCAGGgctcagtttgggaagatgagaaagttctggagatgggtggtggcgatggttgcacagcaGTGGGAACGTACGTAAGTGccagtgaactgtacacttaaacgTGATTAAAATGCTCAATTTTGTTACGTATTTTTTactgcaaatttttaaaaaagcttattaCTAGAACAGTGATTACGCTCCTGGATGTTGTGGCCATGTTGAGTTACCATGAAAGTTTCTAAGTGCGTATTCTTAATTCTGTTCCTAGATGATCACAGTAACAAATTTCCTGGAGTCGGGGAGGACACGCGAGACAGTGGCTCTTGCCTCTGTGAGGACTTTGGCTTgtactctgagtgaaatgggaaaCATTTCACTGAGACGTGACCCCATCTGATTTACTTTCTGAAAGGATCATTCTTTAAAAAGCTTTATTATGGGAATATtcaaatatacacacaaatagtATATTGAACCCATGTATCCATCACCCCTTTTCAATAAGGATCAACTCTCTGCTAACCTTGTTTTATCTATTTCACCCCGACCCTGCACTGTCtccatctccccaccccacactggagtattttaaataaatcctAGTCAGAATCGATcacttttttggtttatttttttcctttttcctttgaaataatttgacttagagaaaagttgaaaaatcTTACACAGAGCTCTCGTAGACCCTTCGCCTGGCTTCCTCTGATGTCAACATCTTACGTGACTGTCGAACGGTTGTCAAAACTGAGAGATTAGCATCAGTCCAGTACTCTCTGGAGTTCCTCAGTTTTTCCCActaaatgtcctttttctgttcccgGACCCCATTGCCTTGAGTTGCCGTGTCTCCTTAGCTGCCTCCTCCAGTCTGTGACATTTCTTtggtctcctcttttcctttgtgtCCATCAATTGGACATTTGGGCCGTTTTCACtctggctgttatgaataatgctgctgtgaacgttccTGTGGAGGTTTTGTGTGGCCATGTCTTCGTTTCTCTTGGCTGCATACCTAggagtggcattgctgggtcCTGTGGTGACTGTTTAACCATTTCAGCAGGACTGCTCTTGCCGTGCTGTAAGGGCGGAAGGTGGAAGCGGGAGACCCTTCGAGGAATGTGGGACAGAGGTGGGGGGGTTCAGGGCGGCTgcggggggtgggaggaggtggtTTGTTGTGGGTGTATTTTGGTGTTTGGTTTTGCCTGCCTGCCTCAGAGGACGAGGTGTGTGTGGGAGAAAGACTTGTTGGCATTTCTTTTTGTGAACTATCCCTGTTCTtcgcccatttttctgttgggttgttcATGGTCTTCATCTCTTGGAGCTTTGCGTCTGTTAGGTAAAAGTTGTCTGTGATAAGagctgaaattttttttctagttactATATTTGATTTTGCTTATGGCATGTTTTTGCCATactgaagtttatttttatgtggTCAAAGTTAATAATCTTTTCTGACTTTTGGGTTTTGTTACAGTTGGAAAGGCCTTCCCAACTCGAAACATATAAGGAATCCACCCATATTTTATTGTGGTACTATTATGTacactttttacttttaaatatgatACATTTGCGTTTATCCTGATATATAGGGTGTGATAAGGTTTGAAACCGACCTTTCTCCAAACAGCACTGCAGTGAAAAACCTCGTGCACGGGCCCTTTTTGTCCTTGTATGTGTGTACGCTAGAAAGTGGGCTTCAGGAAGACAGCCCTGTTCGTCTGCTTGGCCTTGCATCCTGATCCGAGTGCTTGGCTTAGGGTGGGGGCTCCGCGAACGCCTGCCGATTGAACCTCTAGCACGACTGCAGGAGCGGGATCCCGAATGGAAGGTTATACGCATTTGCAAATGATTTTGAAGTTATTGCCAGCTTGCCCTCCACTGAGTTGTTccactgtgttttcttctggcaGTGCCGGGGGTGCCTCTGGGTGCTCCCCGTTTGCTCTTCAGCCCCTGCAGCCTGGGCCTCGGCCTCTGCCCCT encodes the following:
- the SMIM10L3 gene encoding salivary gland specific protein SAGSIN1; protein product: MAAALSGLAVRLSRSAAARSYGVFCKGLTRTLLIFFDLAWRLRINFPYLYIVASMMLNVRLQVHIEIH